One region of Paenibacillus polymyxa M1 genomic DNA includes:
- the rnpA gene encoding ribonuclease P protein component: MQKKLRLRNRADFGRVYRHGKSFANHQFVVYWFRRREVEQFRVGISASKKIGNAVVRNRMRRIVKEIVRHHEQELVEQIDLIFIVRKGAVTKSYQELEKSVLHVLRKASLLKSTRR; encoded by the coding sequence GTGCAAAAAAAATTGCGTCTACGAAACCGGGCGGACTTTGGGCGCGTATACCGCCATGGCAAATCTTTTGCCAACCATCAGTTTGTGGTGTACTGGTTCCGCCGCAGAGAGGTGGAGCAGTTCCGCGTCGGAATTTCGGCTAGCAAGAAGATCGGCAATGCAGTTGTCCGCAACCGGATGCGCAGGATCGTTAAGGAAATCGTGCGCCATCATGAGCAGGAATTGGTGGAGCAGATTGACCTGATTTTTATCGTTCGTAAGGGTGCGGTTACAAAGTCGTATCAAGAGCTGGAGAAAAGCGTGCTGCACGTTTTGCGCAAAGCCTCGCTGCTCAAGTCTACGCGCCGATAA
- a CDS encoding YidC/Oxa1 family membrane protein insertase: protein MSRLKTQRGKWFLLIALLALVAVLSGCTQAAHNSYTTADLANGSWWQRYVVYWFSYALDTFAQWFSGEYGLAVLILVIIVRTIILPLTLKQVRSSRAMQAIQPQLKEIQAKYKDTPERVQQETMKLFQENKVNPMAGCLPLLVQMPIFIALYNAIYYNSALRDHDFLWLQLGKPDHFFILPILAAITTFIQTWMMMKMNPTPQQGPMQFLLYVYPVLILFMSYNFPSALPLYWFFSNIYTIVQNYFLYRNNDKDAALANVKTASLTKTGSSNSKKKSGKNTKGAKKSR, encoded by the coding sequence GTGTCGCGTTTGAAGACTCAACGGGGAAAATGGTTCCTCCTGATTGCCTTATTGGCACTTGTTGCTGTGCTGTCTGGATGTACCCAGGCGGCTCACAATTCTTACACGACGGCAGACTTGGCCAATGGATCTTGGTGGCAAAGATATGTCGTTTACTGGTTTTCGTATGCGCTGGATACATTTGCCCAATGGTTCTCTGGAGAATATGGCCTGGCCGTACTGATTCTGGTGATCATCGTGCGTACTATTATTTTGCCGCTTACACTCAAGCAAGTACGCAGTTCCAGAGCAATGCAGGCTATTCAGCCGCAATTAAAAGAAATTCAAGCGAAATACAAGGATACACCTGAGCGAGTCCAGCAAGAAACGATGAAATTGTTTCAAGAAAACAAGGTTAACCCAATGGCGGGCTGTCTGCCTTTGTTAGTACAGATGCCCATTTTTATCGCGCTTTATAATGCCATTTATTATAACTCGGCATTGCGGGATCATGACTTTTTGTGGCTCCAGTTAGGTAAACCGGATCACTTCTTTATCCTGCCGATTCTAGCAGCGATTACGACCTTTATCCAAACTTGGATGATGATGAAAATGAATCCGACACCGCAGCAAGGACCAATGCAATTTTTGCTGTATGTCTATCCGGTGCTGATTCTATTCATGTCGTATAACTTCCCGTCTGCTTTGCCGTTGTACTGGTTCTTCAGTAATATTTACACGATTGTTCAAAACTATTTCCTTTATCGGAATAATGATAAGGACGCAGCATTGGCTAATGTGAAAACAGCCAGTCTCACGAAAACAGGTTCCTCTAATAGTAAGAAAAAAAGTGGTAAAAACACGAAGGGGGCTAAAAAGTCGAGATGA